The sequence TGCCCCAACTCTATTATTTTTTCCTCTGCACTATTTCCAGTTCCCATGGTAAAAGTACCTGTATAGATGTGGGGTGCTTTGGTACAGAATACTGCTTGTTGTTAGAAGACAGCCATGCTGCTCTGTGTCTCCCCTTCTGCACATACGGCACATGCTTTACTAACCTCGTATGTGATATCATAAGCAGATGAGCAAACTAGACAAgacttttgtttaaaataaataaaataagagagcTTTATAACCCAGAACTGGGAAGGCTAATAACACATAAAGCATGGAAACAAATCTAAACTAAGAAGGAAATGTGAATTTAATTATGGCCAAAGAATTGCAGGGGAGGGGCACGGCAGGAAATGCAGAAAGCTTTATTGGTATTTTGTCACTGAGAAATTGTTTCTTTAaagggaatattattattaataatactaatttattatttatatgctgcccactctgggtggctcccaacaaaaaatagtaaaagcacaatacaTCATCAAACACAAaaaattccctgaacagggctgccttcagatgtcttttaaaaatcacatggctgtttgacatctgctgggagggcattccacagatgcccggttccctgtaacctcaactcttgcaatgagagaaccaccagaaggccctcagagctggatctcagtgtccgggctagaagatggtggtggagatgctctttcaagcatacagggccaaagccatatagggatttaaaggtcagcaccaacactttgaattgtgctcagaaacatactgggagccaacacACTTCTTTTAGACTGgggttatatggtcctggcagccgctccctgtcaccagtctacctgccccattctggattagttgttgtttccaagtcacatagagcgcattgcagtacagtggtacctcgggttaagtacttaattcgttccagaggtccgttcttaacctttagctaatggggcctcccgctgccgccggagcacgatttctgttctcatcctgaagcaaagttcttagcccgaggtactatttctgggttagcggagtctgtaacctgaagcatatgtaacctgaagcgtatgtaacctgaggtaccactgtagtccaagcgggagttaACCGAGCATGTACTACCCAGGCCACACAATGCATAGACAGGTCTCAGCTGGCGTACCAGTAGTATTGTCTCAACTTTACTGCATTTGAGAGAGCAGTCATCCTCTAAGGGCAGAGACAATGCCACAAATAAATTCTGGGAGAATTTTGCCCTGTGATCATGTGTCCACACAACACTCAAAACTGTAGGAGACACTAAAGTAGGGATGGGGGTAGCAAGAGCTGAAGATGAAATATATATGGTAGCTTGAATAAAGATAACTATCAACAGTGACTtccaaaatattgcaaaaaaaaataaatcctggtaAGCACTCCTATGCCTGTTTGTGGGCTCTTTTTATACAGTCTGTTCTGAGGAATGCTCAGTTATCAAGTACAAACACGACTAATCTACAAAGTTGCGGACATaagcaatcttttttaaaagttctgcATCCTATAAGATCAAGAACCTGAGGCAGAAGGTACTTCTAGAGGAGTGCATAAACTAGACAGAGGAGAAGAGAACTGAAAACAGACACATTAAAAAACCTGCAAAAGATAATCAGAGCAGGCAGGCCTCCTGTGGAGAGGCAGGGCCTTTGTGGAGAGAACGAAGTTTTTGTCAGATTTCACTCTAAGGTTGCAAACTTTTGAAAGGGCTCCTGAAGCTCTGCCAGCTTGGTAGGTATCTCCAGGCCATGAAAAGAGTCCCATGAGGATTTCTGCATATTAAACGGCTGTTAAAAAAGTGGAAGGACAGGCCAGCCCGGGTCCTACTGAATCCTCCCCTACTTTAGACGGAAGGGGTGGGTTTAGACCACCAAGGTTGCAACGAAGCGCCACCCAACCACCAAGACTCCCTGCGAAGAGGCTGCTAGACCCATGGGGAGACCCTGcgatggggggggagagggagtgaAGAGCCCCCACAAGGGAAGCATGGAAAAAGGTCCTACGGGCCCcatggagggaggcaggcaggcgggcggaCAAGGCTACTCACCGGGGCCGGCTCCTCCCCAAACCGGGCCACTACCCCGCCTTCCCCTCCCACCAGCTCAGCGGCGGAGGCAAGTCGGCGGCTCCGCTGCCCCTTGCTGGGAGTGACGGAGGCTCGGCAGCAGATATTTTGCCCGCACTCAAGCTGGCGCCAGCAACTTCACTTCCCGGAGTTAAAATGGAAATAGTCGGCGGCCTCGCTTGAGGGGAAGGGCGGGGCTTGCGGGGGTCACGGGAGCCGTTCTTCTTCGCGCCGTCCCACAGCCCGGTCCTTCGGTGTCATCCTGGGTGAAGGCGGCTCAGCATTGGACaagcaggcgggcgggcgggcagccCTGTCTACTTCTCCCCGGGCCTGGATAGGATCAGCGCCGCCGGCCGACACAGAAGCCCTTTCGGCTTCTTCTAGCGGTCACTTCGCTCGACTCTCAGCTGTGATTTCCTGCACGCGCAGCCTTTCCAGTCACCCTCTGCCTTTTGTTTCCCGCCAACCGGATTGAAATCGGGTTTTCCGCGAGGGGGCTCTCCATTTAAGAACACGCATGTCCTGCAGCCTAATTCGGCCGTAGCGTAATTATTAGCCGCCTGCCATGTTCCCCAAGAGAGGCGTGTGTGGTTTTAACAAAACTGCTACTCTCTTGTGCACAGAAATGAGGTGTGTAAATGCGACATCATAGAAATGAGtgggcacatacacacacagcagtTGGAGGCGTTTTGGAGCAGGCGAGGGGGTGTGCGGGCAGGTCGGCGCCTCCTCACGACCATGCCGCCAGGCTCCATCCCCATAGCAACTGCTCCCCTCTCAGCCCTCCCAGTGCCCTCAAGAGAAATGGACACCCAGGGAGAGGCGGCTTCGATCACGTGCAGACCAAATATCGCGAGGGCGTTCGATTCTCCTCGCGCTTCCCGATCTTTTCGATTCCCGGgctgcgcgcgggggggggggaggtctcgcGATACGTGTCTTGGAGAGAGGAGCATCTCGCGGGATCCACGAGAGGTTCGGGGGAAGGCGGGTACCTCGGGGGCGGCGACGCGGGGATAAGATGGCGGACGAAGCGGATAGCAACGGGGACGCTTCAGCCTTACcggtggggaaggaggcaggtgagGCGGGGGCGCTTCTGTCATCTTCCTTCTGAGGGAGGCGGGGGTTTGCCTCCTCCTTACTCTGCCCCGCCCGGCTCTGCTTTACTGCGCTGCATCAGGAGCGTGGTGGGTGGGGCCTGTtggcctctcttctccccacttcGACCCGCGTGTGGCTGCCAGTGGCTACCGATTCTTTTGACCCACGGAGGCGGAGCGAGCGCCCCTTTAACTCTGCGTTCTTTCCGCCACCTCCAAGAAGTCCTCCGCTGCTCGTTTCGCAGCCTGAAGCTTCCGATTCCCATCGATCCTGGTTTTTAatatacacacactcacaaaatGTAAGATTTTTTAGGCTAGGTCCCACAAAAGCTTGCATCTTACATATTCAGGTCTAGCCATCACTTCAGCTGCTTCAAGGCTTCAGTGTATGATCTTCGTGCTTCTTGAGCGGGCGTAGAAGAATGTGTCGTCCTCCCCTTGCTAATGAAATCCTCGTTAAAGAGTGGCTTTAGATCTGGCTTCTCTGTCCCCTCACATGCCATTTGTTCCTTGCTCTTCTGTGTGATATGAGGGAAGTGAACTTTCATGTCTGCTTTATGGGACAGTGTAGGATTCACAGATTATGGTACATATGCAGCTCTCCCCCTAGTATGTATGGTTTGAGAATGTGTGGCTGTGTGATTTCCTAAATCCCCTTGGCTTTTTTTTTACGAATGGGATTAGATTTCTATCCTTCTAATGGGTTGAAAATACATACTCTCCTTTCTTCCTTAAACTTCCAGAGTGGTGTCTTAAAGAAATAACAAACTTTATAGTGTCCAAGTTCTGTGCCATACATTTCAGTTATTGATGTGCATGCAGTTCCCGTTCAGAACAATAAAATTTATGAACAGCAGCAAAATGTTCTTGTTGGGATGTGGGTGAGGGTGGATGAACCTAGGGTGAGTGAGTACCGAGAGTACTGCAGAGAACTCTTGATTTACTGCAGCATTACTGTCTGCTGGTCTGCAACCTGTGTAATACGTGTTCTGTGGTCACAGTAAAGTTAGACAATTTGCAAGAAATTGGAAATGTTGGTGAAATAACAGGAAGGCATGAGAATGGGGGGGGATATGGAATGGGGGTGATAAACATTTGGGTTGGGTGTGCTTCCTCATCCCTTAATCACTGAAATCCTAACCCTGTGCTTTCTGAATCTTTGTCATTCAGTGGCATGTTGGTTTGCCAGATTATGGACAGTGCAAATACTCAGCTTGCAAACTTTCTTCTGTTATGTTATACTGTACTGCCTTGGACAGGACTCaaaaatctgtggccttccaaatgttgttgtacttccaactcccatcagccccaatttgaccaatggtcaggtatgatgggagctggaatccaacaacatcaggagggccacaggttccctatccctgctttcgatgctggttttgtatttttatagacCCATTTCCTTAAATGCAAGTCTCACTGGAGCATTCCCCCTGCCCCCGGTCAGCTTCTCTTTCAATAGctgtacaaatatatatttaatgcaATATGGTGGTCTTAGGACAGCAGTTTTACTCTCATTCACAATTGCTAAAAATTTTAGAAGCATTTTGTTTACTGTAGAAAAGGTGAAACAAGAGTCTCTGCCCAGCTGTTACAGGAAAACTACTGTTTATAATGTGttcagagctcccccccccccttaacttTGTTCTGTTGTTACCATGTCCAGTTGTGAACCTTTTGGTAGAAATGTGTAGTGAGTAGAGTTCtgtttaaagtttgatgtttcttGTTAAGCCACCGTATGTCACTAGGCTGCAAAAAATACTTTGTGCTGTTAGCAATTGTCATATTTAATCATTACTAAAccgaattacaacttattactaaactgaaaactatggagagacctggtctgaatagagatattggattcttgtctcatcacacatgctaaagctatttttggtcatctgcatactatcccttgctttttcctgtaggactaattgcagtcgttaacagtcatcagcttctgtttcagtgtatctgaagaagtgttcatgcacatgaaagctcataccaataacaaacttagttggtctctaagttggcagaccaacatggctacctacctgtaactagtggtcaacaggtttaccataccattgagccaatcacccatctcctgctacccttctgagaaaaaccccaccccaccctcccactatatataagggtctggtgacttgtgtttcagtgtatctgaagaagtgtccatgcacatgaaagcttatacccagaacaaacttagttggtctctaaggtgctactggacaattttttaatttttatttcgaGAGTAATATTGGATATATAAGTAATGTGAGATACTGTGCTGAAAGTCAACTATTACAAGTTGTCTGTTTTATTAAATCAACTCTAACTTTTGACTGCCTCTGCAAGTAAGGTATTTCTTACAGCGTAAATTCAAGATAAAAGCATCACTAACTGCTTGTTGGAATGATATTAACCTAGATTATATAAATTATGTGAGTTTAGACTGAGTGTTACTTTAGGAGATGACCTTAATTTAGTAGTAATTTTTTTTACTTGGTTCCTCAAGACGTAAGAGTTGTACACTTCTGTGTGAGATGGGGTGGTAGTGGAATAAACTTATTCAAGTTCTGTATGTGCTATGCAAATAATGATAATGAGATTAAATGCACTTGTGGATTGAGCAAAGGTGTCACAAGTCTTCTGTCACTAACCTTCCTAAGGATAGCCTATTTGATACCAagttttccctttcattttttttttagtaatataAAGCATTTTCACCACATACTTCAGCCAAACAGAGTCCCAAAGTGACTTCTaaattagtattttttaaaaaaatgtctttgcCTTCAGACTTACAATTTAAAAGACACGAAAGGAGCTGGTCTCTTAGCGGAATTGGTAAAATAGTTatgcttcccttctctccctctgctgcagcctCTATGATTATGCAGAATGGGTTGGAAATCATTGAGGATATATGATTGAGAGTTTTTATCTGGGATGTATAGATGAGGCAGATAGTGGTGATGAGAGGCCTAATAGACAAAGTAAGAACTGACGAATTGCCAGCTCCAGATGGCAGCCACCTGAGAGTTGTCAAAGAACTCATATGTGAAGTTGCTGATCATCTAACAAAAATATGCAGCTTGTCCTTCACACCCAAGGACTGGAAAGTAGCCAATGTAACAACAGTTTTGAAAAAGGAACCCGTGAGGGGAGAATCTCAGAAATTACAGAGCAGTTAGCTTAATGTCTGTACTGGGGAAACTTGctaaaataaccaagcatatagaagagcAAGCCTTactgaagcagagccagcatggcttctgcaagggcaaGGCCTGTCTCACAAACCTATTAGAGTTATTTGAGAGTGTCAGCAAGCATATGGATAGAGGTGATCCAGTTAACATAGTATACTTGGATTTTCGAATCCATCAAAGAGTCCTGCATAAGTCAAGAAATAAGAGAATAGCTCCTCTAgtggatcaggaattggttaTGTTGTAGGAAGcaaagagtaggaataaatggacagctcTCCAAATGGAGAGATGTAGAAACTGGAGTCCTACAAGGTTCAGTATTGGGacttgtgctttttaacttgttaatAAACAATCTAGAGTTAAGAGTGAGCAGTGGGGTGGCcaggtttgctgatgatactaagCTGTACtgggtcattaaaacaaaaatagatcTTCTTCCCCTGATGTGCCTAATGGCAGTATTTGAAATGCACTTTGTCATGTCAATATAATgattttgaagagtttgtaaagTGAATGTAAGGGATGTGTTTTGAAGACAATTACAAATCAATCACAGCTGTGAAGATTTTCTACCCTCACATTTGTATATTTCCAGTCTGCCTCTTAATCAGTGTGTAAATAGCAACTTCTTGCTTGTAAGATCATTGCCTAAGAGACCTGCATACATGCACACCACACTGACCAAGCTGCTGACCGCAAAGTGATACTTATCATCTTGACACTGTTGAGGCACTAAGCATTGCAACTTTGGAAATGGAAAACAATTCCAGACATTCTGTGCGTCTCTAACTGAAAGACCCATTAGCCAATTGACTGTTTAGCTGAAGACTAATGAAAGCATTGGCATTGTACTTAAAATTGGGCATGGATCAATGGTAGGAAGAAATATCGAGCCTTTCTGTGTAGTGTTCTGTGCTGACTTAAACGACATTATTTACATGGTAAATCATTAATTGCAGTTGTTGGAAATGGTTTTATTCTGCAGCGGAATCCTGGCATGTCACTTAACAGTAGAGTTACTTCTGCCTTTGCATGATTCCTTATTGTTAGCCTGTCCTTTATGTAGCAGTGTGGAAATTGCTCAATCCTATACTTCATCCCTGATGGAAAGTATGCTATGCAGCATATCAAAGAAACAGTAGACATCTCATTCTTTGCTGTGTTATTACTAGATGACTCCCACCTCGTGTGCATTTTCACCCTTCTTTGAATGTGGGATAAGAAAAAAAACTGCTTTCATGTATTTACATGTTTTAAATTATGTCTCCCCAATTGGGGAATTAGATTTGTCACTATCTGCCACAAGACCTTTATTTAACCAGTGTTCTAAGTTGGTGCAAACATTTGTGTGATGCTGGCAGAACCCCTAAGAGGTGATAGCTGGGCCCTTGGCAaagtttcttgttgttgttgtttttttaaaaaaattgatgtgcttgctttttgcagtgGATCGTATGATCAAAGAGAACAGCCACATCTTCACAGATGCCCATTGTAAAGTGTGtagtgcagtgctcatctccgaGTCACAGAAGCTCGCTCATTATCAGGTATGCTTAAATCTACAGGCAGTTACTGAAATTTGCCCTGAGTGTGTGGGATTCCTGAGATGGTTATCTTGCTCTTCTATGCTGTTTCCTTCAGAGTAAGAAACATGCCAACAAAGTTCGTCGATACATGGCTATCCATGGTGAAGAGGAGGTCTGCTCAAGCAAGAAAATAAAGCTGGATACAAAGCAGGTAATGCCAGTCAGGCCAGAAATCCAAGGACAAGTAAAAGAATTTAATGCACTAGAAAGTTTGGCAAATAGCGTTTCTTGGATTGTGGAATAATGCGCCAGTGAGGATTTTGAAGATCAGGCACTGTTTGCAAGAACAGTCTATGCATTATTCTGCTTGGGCAAATGCACATTTAAACTTTGCCCACCTAATTGTATGTACCTGTACACTGAAAAATGAAGAAGCTGAGTGCAAGGAGATAACTCATTCAAAAACCATTGGGAATAAAATGGTTATATGCTCTACTTATAATAAGCCCTTTTCATACTAAATTTATTTGAAAAGTAGAATTCAGCCTTGGCACACTATTGAGAATTCTGTTTGTAGTAACAGAAACTACTAACTGAATGGCAATTGTATCTTGCTACATAACATGTCTTGAACAGCTTTTGTAGTCTTCTCTAGCTTCTTTCAGTGTGTTCAGTAAAGGATAGGGTGAAGCTGAACAAAAGAAATTCCAGTTACTGACCTTGGAACACTTTGCTGATGAACTTTCGTTCTGCAGCCCCAATAAATtttttcattccttcttccaaaCAGGAGGGCAGCACTGAAGAAGACAGGAACAAATGCTGCCCCATCTGTAATATGACCTTTTCGTCGCCTGTTGTGGCTAACTCCCATTACCTAGGCAAGACCCATGCCAAGAATCTGAAGCTGAAGCAGCAACCTCCTAAAGCAGAAGGTACAGAGGAATTGTCTCCTGGTGCTGTGCTGAAAAGTCCAGGTCAGAATAGGCTCCTGGGTATCTATTGTACAAACACAGAAGAGTGAACCCTGCTTCACATATATGATAGTGAGGCAGACACTGAGGGAGTTCAAGAAAACATGTTTTCCAGTTGAAATTTTGCATTCTGGTGTGATTAATTTTCTTGGTGACCCTGGTGGTCAGAGATAGATAGACATAACAAACCTTACACCAAAATCTTTCTTTGTTATCTTTGATCTCTGTTTTGGTAGCTAATATTTATGTATATGCCCATAGTAAGCTCATCCAAATCTTATGTAGAAAATAATTATTCTAAGTGGGATATTTTGGCACAATTGAGATTATTGTGCTTGTTCTGATTACATGAAATTGTGCCTTAGACTTTTCTGATTGGATTTTCTTCATATGTTTTGGGGGGTTGATTTTACAGGAGCTGTACCTGCTCAGAGACAACCAGCTAATCCGCCTCCCACTACTGTGCCCTCTAATGAAGAGAACCAAAACACTTCTGACCCAGACAAATTCTGCAGTCTCTGTCATGCCACATTCAATAATCCCCTGATGGCAAAACAACACTACGTGGGCAAGAAACACAAAAAGCAGGAGACCAAACTTAAGCTAATGGCACACTATGGGAGAAGCCCCGATGAACCTGCAGCTTCAACAGGTGAGTTTTTAGCAGCAACACTTTCCAGAATAAAGCACGTGAAGAGTTGTAAAGGTTTGCAAAGCCACAACTTGCCTTCTGTTGGAAATGCCCCGCATGGAAAACAAGCCCTCAAATAATTCACTACATTAGGTATACCAGTTGTAGAAGGAATGGGCTTGAATTGTTCCCTTCAGATGGGGACAGGAAGAAGAAGTATTTGGGAAAAGCTTGGTTTGGGATGGGAAAGACTCCCCACAAAATCCTGAACACGAGGAAGAACCTCCAGCCACACATGTGTACTTGAAAGGAGGGAGGTGGTTGAAACTTGGAAGGGTGAGAGGAAAATGCAGAGTGCTGGATGAATGTGAGTGAAGGTGAGATAGTGGAAGACTAGACAAGAATGTAGGAGTCACAGCAAGGCATGACCAAGTTATGGGCAAGAGCTTTTGCTGAAGGGGCAAAGAGAAGGGCCCATATTTTTGTAATGTTGGAAAGGGAGAAGCAAGATGACTTGGAAATGGACCGACTTTGGGGGGCAAAAGTTGAAAAGAAAAGCAATGGTCTATGCCTGTGGGTGGTGACAGTGCCAGTTGAAAAAGCACGTGAATGGGGAAATAAGGGCTTCTGAGAAAGTATGAGAAGTTGTCCAGGTTATATTGAAGCATTC comes from Podarcis raffonei isolate rPodRaf1 chromosome 2, rPodRaf1.pri, whole genome shotgun sequence and encodes:
- the ZNF346 gene encoding zinc finger protein 346 isoform X1, coding for MADEADSNGDASALPVGKEAVDRMIKENSHIFTDAHCKVCSAVLISESQKLAHYQSKKHANKVRRYMAIHGEEEVCSSKKIKLDTKQEGSTEEDRNKCCPICNMTFSSPVVANSHYLGKTHAKNLKLKQQPPKAEGAVPAQRQPANPPPTTVPSNEENQNTSDPDKFCSLCHATFNNPLMAKQHYVGKKHKKQETKLKLMAHYGRSPDEPAASTAGKGYPCESCNIVLNSIEQYQAHISGFKHKNHIPGGIPVTARYQKQLYTREETTGPDGYSYFSQDL
- the ZNF346 gene encoding zinc finger protein 346 isoform X2, giving the protein MIKENSHIFTDAHCKVCSAVLISESQKLAHYQSKKHANKVRRYMAIHGEEEVCSSKKIKLDTKQEGSTEEDRNKCCPICNMTFSSPVVANSHYLGKTHAKNLKLKQQPPKAEGTEELSPGAVLKSPGAVPAQRQPANPPPTTVPSNEENQNTSDPDKFCSLCHATFNNPLMAKQHYVGKKHKKQETKLKLMAHYGRSPDEPAASTAGKGYPCESCNIVLNSIEQYQAHISGFKHKNHIPGGIPVTARYQKQLYTREETTGPDGYSYFSQDL
- the ZNF346 gene encoding zinc finger protein 346 isoform X3 produces the protein MADEADSNGDASALPVGKEAVDRMIKENSHIFTDAHCKVCSAVLISESQKLAHYQSKKHANKVRRYMAIHGEEEVCSSKKIKLDTKQEGSTEEDRNKCCPICNMTFSSPVVANSHYLGKTHAKNLKLKQQPPKAEGTEELSPGAVLKSPGAVPAQRQPANPPPTTVPSNEENQNTSDPDKFCSLCHATFNNPLMAKQHYVGKKHKKQETKLKLMAHYGRSPDEPAASTAGKGYPCESCNIVLNSIEQYQAHISGFKHKNHIPGGIPVTARYQKQLYTREETTGPDGYSYFSQDL